A region of Planococcus sp. MSAK28401 DNA encodes the following proteins:
- the fbpA gene encoding Fur-regulated basic protein FbpA, producing MEHIPESKFEDKRSMVIDELVSKNVFKINGRQLYELSLYELLKEYTDKSLSS from the coding sequence ATGGAACACATACCCGAGTCGAAATTCGAAGACAAACGGTCGATGGTCATTGATGAGCTCGTTTCGAAGAATGTCTTCAAGATCAACGGCAGGCAGCTTTACGAACTGTCCTTATATGAACTGTTAAAGGAATACACCGATAAAAGCCTAAGCTCATGA
- a CDS encoding DUF1801 domain-containing protein — MYEQKTKEHEGSVIEFIESIEKPSKKEDAYRLLEIFEQATGHPAKMWGDSIIGFGSYHYRYATGHEGDAPLAGFSPRKAKISLYLTGCAEKEPDALERLGKCTAGKSCIYINKLSDIDPEVLKELIQNAAAYLQERYPDKG; from the coding sequence ATGTACGAACAAAAAACGAAAGAGCACGAAGGCAGCGTTATTGAATTCATCGAGTCGATCGAAAAGCCGTCAAAAAAAGAAGATGCTTACCGGCTGCTGGAGATTTTTGAACAAGCGACCGGCCATCCAGCGAAAATGTGGGGTGACAGCATAATCGGTTTCGGTTCCTATCATTACCGCTACGCAACCGGTCATGAAGGCGATGCACCGCTCGCTGGATTTTCCCCGCGCAAAGCGAAAATTAGCTTATACCTGACAGGCTGCGCAGAAAAAGAGCCAGATGCGCTTGAGCGTCTGGGAAAATGTACAGCGGGCAAATCCTGCATCTACATCAATAAGCTGAGCGATATCGATCCGGAAGTGCTAAAAGAATTGATCCAAAATGCAGCAGCGTATTTGCAGGAGCGCTACCCTGATAAAGGGTGA
- a CDS encoding SGNH/GDSL hydrolase family protein → MKKTASAVAAGLLLAAAGNTVYAEPQVPAAYVAIGDSLAAGQTPNRAIDSGYADLIAQELTRNQPLAFYSKDLAFPGFTTSDVLESIESDEAKELLGSANIITVSAGANDLLRLVQANAAEGALSFEEIPADYALNAARKNVEKILSELEELAPSADVYVMGYYFAYPHARDSQKQGTAKQLELLNAILKQEAEQAGVTFVDVADRFGEDAVELVPNSGDVHPNVDGYQEMANAFFEHYGGELEVEDAELPEPAPVTFEEIQQMQEQEEPSDGADGADEEPASEDASGDDSATKPSDGKTLDYLAIRQALPLI, encoded by the coding sequence ATGAAGAAGACAGCAAGTGCGGTAGCGGCAGGGCTATTGCTTGCGGCAGCCGGAAATACGGTATATGCAGAGCCGCAAGTGCCGGCGGCTTATGTGGCGATCGGCGATTCACTGGCGGCAGGCCAGACGCCGAACCGGGCAATCGACAGCGGCTATGCGGATTTGATTGCACAGGAATTGACACGCAATCAGCCGCTTGCGTTCTATTCGAAAGACTTGGCTTTTCCTGGATTCACCACAAGTGATGTCTTGGAAAGCATCGAGTCGGATGAAGCAAAAGAGCTGCTGGGCTCAGCGAACATCATCACGGTTTCTGCCGGCGCGAATGATTTGCTGCGCCTTGTGCAAGCAAATGCCGCTGAAGGGGCTTTGAGCTTTGAGGAGATCCCGGCAGATTATGCGCTGAATGCGGCCCGTAAAAATGTGGAAAAGATCCTTTCTGAGCTGGAGGAGCTTGCGCCTTCAGCAGATGTCTACGTAATGGGCTATTATTTCGCTTATCCGCATGCACGGGATAGCCAAAAGCAAGGCACAGCGAAGCAGCTGGAGCTACTAAACGCTATTCTGAAACAGGAAGCGGAACAGGCAGGCGTAACATTTGTCGATGTAGCCGATCGTTTCGGTGAGGATGCGGTGGAACTCGTCCCGAATTCTGGAGACGTCCATCCGAACGTGGATGGCTACCAGGAGATGGCGAATGCATTCTTCGAGCATTACGGGGGAGAGTTGGAAGTAGAGGATGCAGAACTTCCTGAACCGGCGCCTGTAACGTTCGAAGAGATCCAGCAAATGCAGGAACAGGAAGAGCCGTCAGATGGAGCGGATGGGGCAGATGAAGAGCCCGCTTCTGAAGACGCTTCAGGTGACGATTCTGCCACCAAGCCTTCGGACGGCAAGACTCTGGATTATCTAGCGATCCGCCAGGCATTGCCGCTCATTTAA
- a CDS encoding amidase family protein: MHHQKLEDYRKNKLDEMTIAELQKEMETGNLTSEELVLMYKENISLRDKNTHAVLEINPNALLAAQAMDFEREHKGPRSKLHGIPLLVKDNMDSGDKMHTSAGSLAMADHYALRDAKVVEKLRAAGAIILGKTNMTEWANFMSDKMTNGYSSRGGQVKNPYGPFDVGGSSSGSAAGVASNLASAAVGTETSGSIINPAAQNSLVGIKPTIGLISRAGIIPLSHTQDTAGPLARKVEDAVAVFAALIGTDPEDEITLFAEQFKGYDWQQHLKKDGLSGVVLGVDRQLFKDITAEQSAAFERAMEQLRACGAAIKEVDLGADQEDLGFAVLLHEFKSDLNAYLARSNPDHRIRSMSDIISYNEEHAEQTLKFGQNLLEQANGMSGNLTEREYVEALERNRFLAAEQGMNKRLGQAGADALILPKDFGCNIGAAAGFPSITVPAGLTESGEPFGITFAGQAFDEPKLIEYAYTFEQATAGRRRPN; this comes from the coding sequence ATGCATCATCAAAAACTGGAAGACTACCGCAAAAACAAGCTTGACGAAATGACAATTGCTGAATTGCAAAAAGAAATGGAAACAGGCAATCTGACGTCGGAAGAACTCGTGCTGATGTATAAAGAAAATATTTCGCTGCGCGATAAAAATACCCACGCCGTGCTCGAGATCAACCCGAACGCCTTGCTCGCTGCCCAGGCGATGGATTTTGAGCGCGAGCATAAAGGGCCGCGCTCGAAATTGCACGGCATCCCTCTGCTCGTGAAAGACAATATGGACAGCGGCGATAAAATGCATACAAGCGCCGGTTCACTCGCCATGGCAGACCATTACGCGCTACGCGATGCGAAAGTGGTGGAAAAGCTGCGTGCGGCGGGGGCGATCATCCTTGGAAAAACGAATATGACCGAGTGGGCGAATTTCATGAGCGATAAAATGACCAATGGCTATAGCTCGCGCGGCGGCCAAGTGAAGAACCCGTACGGCCCTTTCGATGTTGGCGGGTCGAGTTCGGGGTCGGCGGCCGGAGTGGCTTCGAATTTGGCTTCCGCTGCGGTCGGGACGGAGACTTCCGGTTCGATCATCAACCCCGCGGCACAGAACAGCCTTGTTGGCATTAAGCCAACGATCGGCCTCATCAGCCGCGCAGGGATCATTCCTTTATCGCACACGCAAGACACTGCCGGGCCGCTTGCGCGTAAAGTGGAAGATGCAGTGGCGGTGTTCGCAGCTTTGATCGGGACAGACCCGGAAGACGAAATCACGCTGTTTGCCGAACAGTTCAAGGGCTATGATTGGCAGCAGCATTTGAAAAAGGACGGGTTGTCTGGCGTCGTACTCGGCGTGGACCGCCAATTGTTCAAAGATATCACGGCAGAGCAATCCGCCGCATTCGAACGGGCCATGGAACAGCTGCGCGCATGCGGAGCCGCCATCAAGGAAGTCGATCTTGGCGCCGATCAGGAAGATCTCGGTTTTGCGGTGCTGCTTCACGAATTCAAGTCAGACTTAAACGCTTATTTGGCGCGTTCGAATCCAGACCACCGGATCCGTTCAATGAGTGACATCATTTCATATAATGAAGAGCATGCGGAGCAGACGTTGAAATTCGGCCAGAATCTATTGGAGCAAGCCAATGGCATGAGCGGGAACTTGACGGAGAGGGAGTATGTCGAGGCGCTCGAACGCAACCGCTTCCTAGCAGCTGAACAAGGCATGAATAAGCGCCTCGGGCAAGCCGGAGCAGATGCGCTTATTCTGCCAAAGGATTTCGGCTGCAATATCGGGGCCGCTGCCGGATTCCCTTCGATCACCGTGCCAGCCGGCTTGACGGAATCAGGCGAACCGTTCGGCATCACGTTTGCCGGTCAGGCATTCGATGAACCGAAGTTAATTGAATATGCTTATACTTTTGAACAAGCAACAGCGGGGCGGAGGCGTCCCAACTAA
- a CDS encoding GNAT family N-acetyltransferase: MSKTQFKRLVDDAQSLELFRELNVLFADAFEEDETYLGNPPSDGYLQSLLAKEHVLVCVVLSGGELAGGLVAYVLDKFEQQRKEVYIYDLAVASKYRRRKVATGLIQFVQAQAQGLGAWVVFVQADPVDTAAVKLYSSLGTREDVFHFDFSLEENE; the protein is encoded by the coding sequence ATGTCAAAAACCCAATTTAAACGGCTGGTGGATGACGCGCAGTCACTGGAATTGTTCAGGGAGTTGAATGTTTTGTTTGCGGATGCATTTGAAGAGGACGAAACGTATCTCGGAAACCCGCCTTCCGATGGCTATCTCCAATCTTTATTGGCAAAAGAGCATGTCCTCGTTTGTGTTGTGTTGTCCGGCGGTGAACTTGCAGGCGGGCTTGTCGCCTATGTACTGGATAAATTCGAGCAGCAGCGGAAGGAAGTATACATTTATGATTTGGCAGTGGCCAGCAAATACCGCAGAAGAAAAGTCGCGACCGGGCTGATTCAGTTTGTCCAGGCGCAAGCGCAAGGTTTAGGCGCATGGGTTGTCTTTGTCCAAGCGGATCCTGTGGACACAGCTGCCGTGAAACTATATAGCTCGCTCGGCACGCGGGAAGATGTATTTCATTTTGATTTCAGCTTAGAGGAAAATGAATGA
- a CDS encoding aminopeptidase gives MSFQEKLAQYAELTVRFGVNVQPGQELLIATTTDTVEFTRLVVEKAYEAGAKQVHIAFSDESVTRTHYEMAPDAAFHEFPDWVVKQRDAIIDHKGAFLWIDAEDPDLLTGIPAKRLSDAQKSAGKALERYRQAVGSDKIAWSIVAIPSEKWAQKVFPDEEDQMAALWQAIFQTVRIGDGDAVALWQDHIANLERRAAALNERRYRKLHYRAPGTDLTIGLPDGHIWMSGASRTPDHVPFIANMPTEEVYTVPAKLEVEGTVRNTKPLVYQGNIIDGFTLGFENGRITKAQAEVGQELLDELISADEGAAYLGEVALVPVESPISASGILFYNTLFDENASNHLAIGDSYPTCLEGGKDLERDQLENYGLNTSIVHEDFMIGSSEMDIDGITEDGKTEAIFRKGNWAF, from the coding sequence ATGAGCTTTCAGGAAAAGTTAGCGCAATATGCGGAATTGACCGTCCGTTTTGGCGTCAATGTCCAGCCGGGGCAGGAGCTGTTGATTGCGACGACGACGGATACCGTGGAATTCACGCGCTTGGTGGTTGAGAAAGCCTATGAGGCTGGCGCTAAGCAAGTCCATATCGCGTTCTCTGACGAATCAGTTACACGAACGCATTACGAAATGGCACCGGACGCGGCGTTCCACGAATTTCCGGATTGGGTCGTCAAACAGCGCGACGCCATCATCGACCATAAAGGAGCATTCCTGTGGATCGATGCGGAAGACCCGGACTTACTGACCGGTATTCCGGCAAAACGCCTGAGCGATGCCCAGAAATCTGCAGGAAAAGCATTGGAACGCTACCGACAGGCTGTTGGATCCGATAAGATCGCTTGGTCGATCGTCGCGATCCCTTCTGAAAAATGGGCACAAAAAGTGTTTCCGGACGAAGAGGATCAGATGGCCGCTTTATGGCAAGCGATTTTCCAGACCGTGCGCATCGGAGACGGTGACGCAGTCGCATTATGGCAAGACCATATCGCCAACTTGGAACGGCGTGCAGCCGCATTGAACGAGCGGCGCTACCGGAAATTGCATTACCGTGCGCCAGGCACCGATTTGACGATCGGCTTGCCAGATGGCCATATTTGGATGAGCGGCGCTTCCCGCACACCGGACCATGTGCCGTTCATCGCCAATATGCCGACCGAGGAAGTCTATACCGTGCCGGCCAAACTGGAAGTCGAAGGCACCGTGCGCAACACGAAGCCGCTCGTCTATCAAGGCAATATCATCGATGGCTTCACTTTGGGCTTTGAAAACGGCCGTATCACAAAAGCGCAAGCGGAAGTCGGGCAAGAACTGCTGGATGAATTGATTTCAGCTGACGAAGGCGCAGCATATCTTGGGGAAGTGGCGCTTGTCCCGGTTGAATCGCCGATTTCGGCTTCCGGCATTTTGTTCTACAACACTTTATTCGACGAAAATGCATCAAACCATTTAGCGATCGGGGATTCCTACCCGACATGTCTCGAAGGCGGAAAAGACTTAGAGCGCGATCAATTGGAGAATTACGGATTGAATACATCGATCGTCCATGAAGATTTCATGATCGGCTCGAGCGAGATGGATATCGACGGTATTACGGAAGACGGCAAAACCGAAGCGATTTTCCGAAAAGGAAATTGGGCATTCTAA
- a CDS encoding MDR family MFS transporter, giving the protein MKETTKPPYAIIAILFTGAFVAIFNQTLLNIALPEIMIDLQVDAATAQWLVTGYMLVNGILIPASAYLIQRYSNRAIFIVAMSLFSLGTLLAGVAPTFAVLLIGRMVQASGAALMMPLLMNVMLAAFPVEKRGQAMGVFGMVMVVAPAIGPTLSGFIVQTYSWRVLFFIVLPVALIPLLLGIFKLKNLTFQNRELSLDPLSLVLSSLGFGGLLYGFSSAGSLGWENPAVYLTIAVGLLSLTAFAFRQMKLKEPLLELRVYKHPMFALSSVISVTLSMAMFSAMILMPIYIQTIKGISPIQSGLMMLPGALVMGVMSPITGRIFDRYGAKVLALPGLALVVITTYLFSNLTLDTGYYEIMAIYTLRMFGISMVMMPVMTNGLNQLPMKSYPHGTAINNTLQQVSGAIGSAFLVTLMNTRTEATVQDLVASGTSPQEATIPAMLEGINFSFTVSTYIALAAFLLALFIKKPNQKATERQKERVYKQRYAD; this is encoded by the coding sequence ATGAAAGAAACAACGAAACCACCTTATGCAATCATTGCCATTTTGTTCACTGGAGCATTTGTGGCGATTTTCAACCAAACCCTTTTGAATATTGCCCTTCCGGAAATCATGATCGATCTTCAAGTTGACGCTGCAACAGCCCAATGGCTCGTCACGGGTTATATGCTCGTCAACGGCATTCTGATTCCGGCGAGCGCTTATTTGATCCAACGCTATTCAAACCGGGCCATCTTCATTGTCGCGATGTCCTTATTCTCGCTCGGAACCTTGCTCGCGGGAGTGGCGCCGACCTTTGCTGTCCTATTGATCGGCCGCATGGTCCAGGCATCAGGCGCTGCACTCATGATGCCTTTATTGATGAATGTCATGCTCGCTGCGTTCCCGGTCGAAAAAAGAGGGCAAGCGATGGGCGTCTTCGGGATGGTCATGGTCGTCGCGCCGGCAATCGGCCCGACGCTCTCGGGCTTTATCGTCCAAACCTACTCCTGGAGAGTGTTGTTTTTCATCGTATTGCCGGTAGCCTTGATCCCGTTATTGCTTGGGATCTTCAAATTAAAAAACTTGACGTTCCAAAACCGCGAGCTATCGCTTGACCCATTGTCTCTTGTTTTATCAAGCCTAGGGTTCGGGGGATTGCTTTACGGATTCAGTTCGGCCGGCTCCCTCGGCTGGGAAAATCCAGCTGTCTATTTGACAATAGCGGTCGGCCTCCTGTCCTTAACAGCCTTTGCATTCCGCCAAATGAAGCTTAAAGAGCCGCTATTGGAACTGCGCGTCTATAAGCATCCGATGTTCGCATTGTCTTCGGTCATTTCAGTCACTTTGTCGATGGCAATGTTTTCGGCCATGATCCTCATGCCGATCTACATCCAGACCATTAAAGGCATCTCGCCAATCCAATCCGGTTTGATGATGCTGCCCGGCGCGCTCGTCATGGGGGTCATGTCCCCGATTACCGGACGCATTTTTGACCGATACGGTGCTAAAGTGCTGGCACTTCCTGGCTTGGCCCTTGTGGTCATCACCACCTATTTATTCAGCAATCTGACGCTTGATACAGGTTACTATGAAATCATGGCAATCTATACATTGCGCATGTTCGGCATTTCGATGGTCATGATGCCAGTCATGACCAATGGGCTCAACCAATTGCCGATGAAATCCTATCCGCACGGCACAGCCATCAACAATACCTTGCAGCAAGTTTCCGGCGCAATTGGTTCTGCGTTTCTCGTGACCTTGATGAATACGCGCACCGAAGCGACTGTCCAAGACCTGGTCGCTTCCGGCACAAGCCCGCAGGAAGCGACCATTCCTGCCATGCTTGAAGGCATCAATTTCTCGTTTACGGTATCGACTTATATCGCGCTCGCTGCGTTTCTGTTGGCGTTATTCATTAAAAAGCCCAACCAGAAAGCGACAGAAAGACAAAAAGAACGCGTCTATAAACAACGCTATGCAGATTGA
- a CDS encoding flavodoxin family protein, with amino-acid sequence MKIGIIVHSQTGHTLLVGERLREKLQGDGHEVSLMRMQNLENEEAKNPTDVQLDSLPETKGYDALVFGAWVQGFTLCPGFIKYAEQLPDLSQTPVSCFLTQQFRYKWMGGNRAMSKMTTSLEAKGAVVKSTAIINWSNKKRDQQIEGLMERFSSQYKV; translated from the coding sequence ATGAAAATCGGCATTATCGTGCATTCCCAGACCGGACATACCTTGCTTGTCGGTGAACGGCTTCGTGAAAAATTGCAAGGCGATGGACACGAAGTCAGTTTAATGAGGATGCAAAATCTCGAGAACGAAGAAGCGAAAAATCCAACAGATGTCCAATTGGATTCATTGCCGGAAACCAAAGGATATGATGCTTTGGTTTTTGGCGCATGGGTACAGGGCTTTACGCTATGTCCTGGATTTATAAAGTATGCGGAACAACTTCCGGATCTCAGCCAAACACCGGTATCTTGTTTCTTGACGCAGCAATTCCGCTATAAATGGATGGGTGGCAATAGGGCCATGTCCAAAATGACGACATCGCTTGAAGCAAAAGGGGCAGTGGTCAAATCGACCGCCATCATCAATTGGTCCAACAAAAAAAGGGATCAGCAAATCGAGGGATTGATGGAACGCTTCAGCAGCCAGTACAAAGTTTAG
- a CDS encoding M20 family metallopeptidase produces the protein MIDLLKSLIKIESDTKEGANEALMFCSEWLKERGEEVVVHDNDGYLMLTAAKGQGAEKIIWNGHVDVVPGHKEQFSPIEEGDKLYGRGSADMKAGVAAMMQAFVDLDAAALPREVHLHIVTDEEIGGRNTSKWLVDQGHYGDFVICGEPTHLKIGLQSKGILRMDLTFKGKPAHGSRPWEGINAIESAMKFHAGMKDLPFRKESTDYYEQPSVNLPIINAGDRYNVVPEICKMSYDIRFMPGQDKDEIVRQMEQLAETLDVDMEFKASGSTPALTTTDDHPYIQTLMKAVESTLSEQPVLFGQHGAADTRYYAEKIGGQGAIEFGPSGDDWHGNAEYVSISSVHSYKDILIAHAIAPTDV, from the coding sequence ATGATTGATTTATTGAAGAGTTTGATTAAAATCGAAAGCGATACAAAAGAAGGGGCGAATGAAGCCTTGATGTTCTGTTCAGAATGGCTTAAAGAGCGAGGTGAAGAAGTCGTAGTCCATGATAACGACGGCTACCTCATGCTGACAGCAGCCAAAGGACAAGGCGCAGAAAAGATCATCTGGAATGGCCATGTCGACGTCGTGCCGGGACATAAAGAACAGTTCTCTCCAATCGAAGAAGGCGACAAACTTTATGGCCGCGGCTCGGCGGACATGAAAGCAGGCGTCGCCGCGATGATGCAGGCATTTGTTGACCTTGATGCTGCCGCCTTGCCGCGCGAAGTGCATCTACACATCGTCACCGATGAAGAGATCGGCGGGCGCAACACGTCGAAGTGGCTGGTCGATCAAGGCCATTACGGCGATTTTGTCATTTGCGGCGAGCCAACCCATTTGAAGATCGGTTTGCAATCGAAAGGTATTCTTCGAATGGATTTGACGTTCAAAGGTAAGCCTGCCCACGGCTCACGCCCGTGGGAAGGCATCAACGCCATCGAATCGGCGATGAAATTCCATGCCGGCATGAAAGATTTACCGTTCCGCAAAGAATCGACGGACTACTATGAGCAACCTTCCGTCAACTTGCCGATCATCAATGCAGGCGATCGCTATAACGTCGTACCGGAAATCTGCAAGATGTCCTACGATATCCGCTTCATGCCCGGGCAGGACAAAGACGAGATCGTCCGCCAGATGGAACAGCTGGCCGAAACACTCGATGTCGACATGGAATTCAAAGCGAGCGGCTCGACCCCTGCTTTGACGACGACGGACGACCATCCGTACATCCAGACCTTGATGAAGGCCGTCGAGTCGACGCTGTCGGAACAGCCGGTGCTGTTCGGCCAGCACGGTGCTGCCGACACCCGTTACTATGCCGAGAAAATCGGCGGACAAGGCGCCATCGAATTCGGGCCGAGCGGAGACGACTGGCACGGCAACGCCGAATACGTCTCCATTTCAAGCGTCCATTCCTACAAGGATATTTTGATCGCGCACGCCATCGCTCCCACCGATGTTTAA
- a CDS encoding DEAD/DEAH box helicase yields the protein MNFIEELSPVWQDKWKQTGFTEAMPIQEQMIPEMLAGNDIVAESPTGSGKTLAYLLPILERVNPKKPNTQAMIIAPSQELAMQIVNVLREWTTGTDVTVTPLIGGANIQRQLDKLKKKPTIVVGTPGRLNELVKTKKLKMHEVRIMVLDEGDQLMAREHRGIMKDLIEKTQQDRQLVLVSATITEEIELVAERLMKHPTRLQVSAEDLPKQGKVTHSFVKVDERDKTDLLRSLSHMEGIKGLAFVNNLDQVLMKESKLKFRDAKIATLHSEMKKEERKKALDDFRKGDTAVLIATEVAARGLDIDQLTHVIHVDAPMTLEQYLHRSGRTGRAGADGEVLTLLAYADEKHYKKLTKELPNKPVQKIMHGGELVEGNSKTVSEKGKK from the coding sequence ATGAATTTTATAGAAGAATTAAGTCCTGTCTGGCAGGATAAATGGAAGCAAACCGGCTTTACCGAGGCGATGCCGATCCAGGAACAGATGATTCCGGAAATGCTCGCAGGAAATGACATCGTAGCGGAATCTCCGACTGGTTCAGGGAAAACGCTGGCATATCTTTTGCCGATTTTGGAACGCGTTAACCCGAAAAAACCAAATACGCAGGCGATGATTATCGCGCCTTCACAAGAGCTCGCGATGCAGATCGTCAACGTCTTGCGTGAGTGGACAACCGGGACGGATGTGACCGTCACGCCATTGATCGGCGGCGCCAATATCCAGCGTCAATTGGATAAATTGAAGAAGAAACCGACAATCGTCGTTGGCACACCTGGCCGCTTGAATGAACTGGTCAAGACGAAAAAACTCAAGATGCATGAAGTGCGCATCATGGTACTCGATGAAGGCGACCAATTGATGGCGCGTGAACACCGTGGCATCATGAAGGACCTCATTGAAAAAACGCAGCAAGATCGCCAGCTGGTGTTGGTATCAGCGACCATTACAGAGGAAATCGAATTGGTGGCGGAACGCTTGATGAAACATCCGACCCGGCTGCAAGTATCCGCCGAAGATTTGCCGAAGCAAGGCAAAGTGACGCATTCGTTCGTCAAAGTCGATGAACGCGACAAAACCGATTTGCTCCGCAGCCTGTCGCATATGGAAGGCATCAAGGGCTTGGCGTTCGTCAATAACTTGGACCAAGTGCTGATGAAGGAAAGCAAACTGAAATTCCGCGACGCAAAAATCGCGACTTTGCATTCCGAAATGAAAAAAGAAGAACGCAAGAAAGCATTGGACGATTTCCGCAAAGGCGACACGGCTGTCTTGATTGCGACCGAAGTGGCAGCGCGCGGACTTGATATTGACCAATTGACGCATGTGATTCACGTTGATGCACCCATGACTTTGGAGCAGTATTTGCACCGTTCCGGCAGAACCGGGCGTGCGGGAGCCGATGGTGAAGTATTGACGCTTCTGGCTTATGCGGATGAAAAGCATTATAAGAAACTGACGAAAGAATTGCCCAACAAGCCGGTGCAGAAAATCATGCATGGCGGCGAATTGGTGGAAGGCAACAGCAAAACCGTTTCAGAAAAGGGGAAAAAATAA
- a CDS encoding TetR/AcrR family transcriptional regulator produces the protein MNPKKQQIIHAAHRLFIQKGYNASSIQDILDEAGISKGTFYNYFTSKSECLIALMESISEDIRAQRIAAAFGESPSDTDLFARQLAIRIRMNHEKNLFSLYESIFYSQDEELKAFGKSQYIAELKWLSSRIVDMFGEEARPYALENAATANGALQQLMHVWRLGTGQQLPLDELTVYIVHRMKQAVANQLKDGKRFLSEHLLEQNGQLPTLADSAKQLQALAAAEKNPDLQQLIAFLADELTVPNPRKAIINSVLTTLGQSTDDAELQIFLEQVWRQIK, from the coding sequence ATGAATCCTAAAAAACAGCAAATCATCCATGCCGCCCATCGCCTGTTCATCCAGAAAGGCTATAACGCTTCATCCATCCAGGACATTCTGGATGAAGCCGGCATCTCCAAAGGCACTTTCTATAACTACTTCACGTCGAAATCGGAATGCCTGATCGCTTTAATGGAGTCGATCAGCGAAGATATCCGTGCGCAACGCATTGCCGCCGCTTTCGGGGAATCTCCATCCGACACGGACCTGTTCGCCAGGCAATTGGCGATTCGCATCCGCATGAATCATGAGAAGAACCTATTCTCCTTGTACGAAAGCATCTTCTATTCACAAGACGAAGAATTGAAAGCTTTCGGGAAAAGCCAGTACATTGCAGAGCTCAAGTGGCTGAGCAGCCGCATTGTGGATATGTTCGGTGAAGAGGCGCGTCCTTATGCTCTCGAGAATGCCGCGACGGCCAATGGGGCGCTCCAGCAATTGATGCATGTTTGGCGGCTCGGCACCGGCCAGCAGCTGCCGCTTGATGAACTGACGGTCTATATCGTCCATCGCATGAAGCAAGCGGTTGCGAACCAATTGAAAGACGGCAAGCGGTTTTTATCTGAGCATCTGCTGGAGCAAAACGGTCAGTTGCCGACTTTAGCCGACAGCGCCAAACAATTGCAGGCGCTTGCCGCTGCTGAAAAAAATCCGGACTTGCAGCAATTGATCGCGTTCCTTGCCGATGAACTAACGGTTCCAAATCCGCGCAAAGCGATTATCAATAGCGTGCTGACTACTTTAGGCCAAAGCACGGACGATGCCGAACTGCAGATTTTTTTGGAACAGGTATGGCGCCAAATCAAATGA
- the thiT gene encoding energy-coupled thiamine transporter ThiT, with product MRNKRVLLMVEIAIFAALGFVLDFIAFRMPQGGSVSLVMIPIVLMAFRRGIAAGVVTGLLVGLLQIVTGFISVAPLSFGFVVMQVILDYLLAYGVVGLAAMVRGRYLEAVKAKKTGKIIVMVALGVLIGSFLRYVIHVITGILFFGMFADGNVFIYSAVYNATYMIPVAIVAAIVCSLLFITAPRLTQPDA from the coding sequence ATGAGAAATAAACGCGTATTGTTAATGGTCGAAATTGCGATTTTTGCAGCTCTCGGCTTTGTATTGGATTTTATCGCCTTTCGCATGCCGCAAGGGGGATCGGTCAGCTTGGTCATGATTCCGATCGTGCTGATGGCTTTCCGGAGAGGCATCGCAGCCGGTGTCGTCACGGGGCTTCTAGTCGGCTTACTGCAGATTGTCACAGGTTTCATCTCGGTTGCGCCGCTGTCGTTTGGCTTTGTCGTCATGCAAGTCATTTTGGATTATTTGCTGGCATATGGCGTCGTCGGCTTGGCCGCAATGGTGCGCGGCCGTTACTTGGAAGCTGTGAAGGCGAAAAAGACCGGGAAAATCATTGTCATGGTCGCACTCGGTGTCTTGATCGGTTCATTTCTCCGCTATGTCATCCATGTTATTACGGGGATCTTGTTCTTCGGCATGTTTGCTGATGGCAACGTCTTCATCTATTCAGCGGTTTATAACGCTACCTATATGATTCCTGTTGCGATTGTCGCGGCGATTGTTTGCTCACTACTGTTTATCACAGCCCCGCGTTTGACACAGCCAGACGCATGA